The Astyanax mexicanus isolate ESR-SI-001 chromosome 7, AstMex3_surface, whole genome shotgun sequence genome has a window encoding:
- the dkk1a gene encoding dickkopf WNT signaling pathway inhibitor 1a → MVRRLVLALLAALSVALCGASSRAAPAAAAAGRNSIKHPASGASAPTHTHTHTVSTRPSGGGGREGDADVTQPLSCAVDSECSTAEFCNAARSVCMPCRKRRKRCARHAMCCSGSLCVNGVCQAAEVNSTVSAADVPQLVSNSDVQTVTVTAAQNRTITVLPEPPKRSSVNSKTQQMVKGGEGEPCLRSSDCGEGLCCARHFWSRICKPVLTEGQVCTRHRRKGTHGLEIFQRCDCGQGLVCRAQRDKAAAAEVQQQQQLSNTNTRAARNLHICLPR, encoded by the exons ATGGTCAGGCGGCTGGTTCTGGCTCTGTTGGCCGCTCTGTCGGTGGCTCTGTGCGGCGCCTCCAGCAGAGCGGCTCCCGCTGCAGCAGCTGCTGGGCGGAACTCCATCAAACACCCGGCGAGCGGAGCCTCcgctcccacacacactcacacacacaccgtcaGCACGAGACCCAGCGGCGGCGGCGGGCGCGAGGGGGACGCTGACGTCACACAG CCGCTGAGCTGCGCTGTGGATTCTGAGTGCAGCACTGCTGAGTTCTGTAATGCCGCACGCAGTGTGTGTATGCCCTGCCGCAAAAGGAGAAAACGCTGTGCCCGCCACGCCATGTGCTGCAGCGGGAGCCTGTGTGTAAATG GTGTGTGTCAGGCAGCTGAAGTCAACTCCACTGTCAGTGCTGCAGATGTGCCACAGCTGGTCAGCAACAGTGACGTCCAGACAGTGACAGTGACCGCAGCACAGAATCGTACCATCACGGTGCTTCCAGAGCCACCCAAGAGAAGCAGTGTGAACTCAAAAACACAGCAAATGGTGAAAG gcggtGAGGGGGAGCCATGCTTGAGGTCATCAGACTGTGGCGAGGGTTTGTGCTGCGCTCGGCACTTCTGGTCCCGGATCTGTAAGCCAGTACTCACTGAGGGTCAGGTGTGCACGCGGCACCGCCGTAAAGGCACTCATGGGCTGGAAATCTTCCAGCGCTGCGACTGCGGCCAGGGTCTGGTGTGTCGAGCCCAGAGAGACAAAGCAGCGGCAGCAgaagtccagcagcagcagcagctcagcaaCACTAACACCAGAGCAGCCAGAAACCTTCACATATGCCTACCACGCTAA